Below is a window of Populus alba chromosome 2, ASM523922v2, whole genome shotgun sequence DNA.
CCCACAATCTTCTCACTTCTGCATCAAACACTAAAGCCCTCgtttcaaaaaccaaattaaaattaaaattaataataattattatataaaaaaaaagagagacgcTTTCATTAACACTAGTGTACAACTGTACACCACAAAGCAAACTCAGAACCCAAACTTCGATAAGAACCCTTTATTCCCtcagtttgtttttaaattctcGTATTTAATCAATCACTAAAGTCCCAAGTTCAAAATccaaactataattaaaatggaaaaaaaaatgttttaattaaaaaaaccaaattactATATCAATCATTAACATCAAActcaaaaaactttttattattttttattcaaattctttCATTTAGCTGAGATTTTGTCAATTAAATGAAACCAAATCCAAATCTCTTTTCTACCAAccagcaaaataaataaataaaaaagacagagaaagagagaggaggaggagtaTAATGATACTTACAATTGGAGGGCTTCTAGAAACTTGTCATGCTCCTGTTCAGTCCAGCTCTCTCTAGACTTAGTAATAGTATAAGGTTTCCGGATCTTCTTACTCGAATCCTCCGAGAACGACATCACcgtattattatgattattattagtattaacCGTCGAAACTGTATTGTTACAAGTATTAGTAGCAGTAGCAGTAGCAGTATTGGATGGTGTTGCTGCCGTTGTTGTTGGTGGTGGCGGCAGGGAATCGAGACCAGGTAACCCCATATTACTATTATTCATGGgatcaaagaaataaaagccTTGAGCCGGGTTAGGGTTCACCGACACCattgaaagaaaacaagaaccGACTCTGATTATTCCCCGGTTCAGGTTGTTATGGATGGTCTGGTTTTCCTGTTAAGGTTTCTGTGCTGTGTGTTCTGTTTTGCAAGAAGGAGAGAAAGGGAGACAAGAGATTGCTCAGAAGTGAGGAAACAGGAATagatgtctttttctttttcttttttttttgtttaattaaggtTTTTGTGCTGAGGGTTCTGTTTTTGTAAGAGCTacgaaggaaagaaaagggagaCAATGGAActgaagagaagaagagatgTGTGTGGTTTAtaaatgttttagatttttggtttttttattcttttctttaatatagGCACACACACGTGGCAGTGTTGAGCTGTCTAGAACTGAGAGTTGGGGTGTCTGTGGATTCGGCAAGTGGCAGGCAATTATAGTAACtgttatctgttttttttttcttttgggtaaCCGCCACAAGTCAAAAGCTGGCTGGTGCTTAAAGAAACTCTGAAATTAGGAGAGTTAAACAAGATATtgatatacaaaaaaaacatttaaagagtcattttataagattaagataagatttatataataaatcttATCGAAGCTTTTGTCTCCAACATATTCTTTAGTCCAAACTAATAAATTACAGCACATGCGCACCATCAAGCATCTAATTCATGAAATTGAGTGATGcttgtaatttcttttaataaaatcaataacccttttaattatatgattttcaCCCCATGAATAATCgagaaatttattatttcttcatAAATATCTTAagagatatttaaaaatatgatgatgattgctttttaaattgttttttttttaatatatcaaattttttttttttttaagaaattacttTTGATATCAAGACATCaaacgatctaaaaatataaaaaaaaaattaacaaaaaaaattaaattttaaccagaCTCAAAATGCTTCTAGCAGGTGCTGGGTTTGACTCACAACCAGAtccaaaaattctaattttaatttttttacatatgataaagaaataaattgataaaacttttttttatattatataaaaagttagatgattataattttttcatttaaggtTGGTTCTGCTACCTAACAGCACCTAATAGCGTTAAGTTCTGCCTCCTAACAGGTTTCACTAGCCTTTGGTCAAACTGCACAACTAGACCCAACAACTTTTATGCTTCTTGGCCACCAAACACAATGTTATTCGACCCGTCTATACAACTAGATCTAAGGTTATTTTGGATCTGACTTAATTATCGGATCCAATAGTATTAATTATGGCATTACCGTCAAACCCAAGacacttaatatattttttcatgttttttataatttttatatttttaaaaatttattattaacccACTATAAAATACAGAATAATATGctagttaattataatttcttatacAAATTACCTTTACACTGAAAGATTTTGCATCGTGGCAGTATATTGGAACcggaaaatataattataattcgaGAATCTTCACGTCAACGGTTAGGATAATGCCACGTCTGGCCCTCATCCGAAGTAACTCTTGCACCCTTCCTAGGAGACACCGGAAAAGGTTGAATTTTGAAAGTTCTACTTCTAGTACGGTCGAGAGACACCCGGGGCTTGGGATCCTCATCTTGTTTGTTTCAAATATCTTGCCTTTTCGTTTAGCTAACACCAGCATTAGTCCTCGCGGgctggattatttttttcaaaaaaatatgtttagatTTTGAAATGAGCTCAACAAATATGAAATCAAATAATTGATCATAATAAACATGCAATTTCAATAATTAAGACCGCATCCAATCTagaatattatataaaacaagCACCTCAAATCATGAGATTcaaatacttaataaaataaattataaaacctttCTTTTATGGAAAAGAACTCATATATCTGGTCATTAAATCCAAGATACCTAATCTAAAAGAAttgtaaagtttaattttttatcaatcaaatcttaattaaaaaaattaaaaatatatatatacaaaaggattttaaaaaatattatttaaaataatgatgattaaaattaagatataagatgaattttatatttaattgaaggatgaaattgaaaaaaattaacttagtaaaaggataaaaaactaaaaaaaaatgaagatcaaaattgacataaaaagttaaaaataaaatgttgtaaCTAAAgagtaaaaatgaaaaaaataacaactttttACAAAAGAgccaagaaaaaagataaaaaccaaaacaatgaGGATCAATTGGAAAACATAACACTATCAACTTGAAATgtgggatgaaattgaaaactactaaattttttacaaaaaggtcaatgataaaaattcaaaaaatgagTATTACATTGAAGAacataatatttgataaattggtattgcataataaaattcaaaacaaataaaacttctaaaaaaaaccaagataaaaattttgaaatcaaaagaatataaacTGAAGTTGAAATATTAACAATCAAGAGAGCCAAGTTGTAATTTTTtggaaggagagagagaagagggtaaaaaaaaaacccttcaataCCAAACCGGATCATTAACAGAGACATGTACAACACCAACAACAAAAGAACACGATGACACTTCCACCACCAAAAGATGCAGGTGCCTCCCATGTGCCTCTAGATGTCATACACGTGCAcccactttcttttttttttagccaaagaAGAAAATGCCTTTAAGATGactttataattacaaaaaaataaaaaaaattgtggaaaAGCCAGAAACGACTCTTAATTTCatgcttagattttttttttattttaagggtattttCATAGtctaattgtttattattttgtatactTGTGCAAATACCAAAATGGCCCtccatttcaataataatagcCAAAAATccattgtaaaaatataaaaatacccctTGATGCCAGCTTTTTTTTCTGCTTCCAATATTGTTTTGATCGTTTTACTATGCAATcaagaaggagaaggaaaaatacttattttttgcTACtctgttttataataacaaatgaaTCATGCAATAAAATCTCAATACCCTTGTAAGTCTGTTTTAAGTATTTTAGATGGAGGGACAAAAACATCATTACATCGTTCCAGTGAATACTAACAATGAATCTAAAGTTACAATACTTTACCACgaggttttaatttcttttaattaaaaaaacaaatcaattaaaaaaaaaaacctaagacaACTCTCTAAATTCATGAACTATATCATGAGACCaggataaataaattgataaacaaatttaatattagagaatgaaattaaaaaaaaaaagaaattcaatgttaaagggAATAGTGATTTATGAGGAGGAAAGAGTGCATTCTGCTCCACAATTAGTTTATGTTAATCTACTAATATAATAATGTGAAATGCTGATTTATGCTTATGAAAACTTGGAACTAGCAAATACAATATGGTTGAAAGGGGAGTTTAACTGGTATCACCAATTATTCATCGAAAACCGCCAAGAAATTGTTCTCTGTTAGTCGCTGTATTGACTGTAGACCCCACAAATATTTTCTGAACAATTACCCTCGTAGCAACCGGCAACAAGGTATCCAAGACAACATGCTGCATATTTGGGCAATAAGAAAGTGTCGATCATGATAATAAACGAGCCTGTTTCCTACGTTATAGGATCCAAGAAATGGTTGCAAGAAATAAGATTTTCGTAGATGTTTCTATCTGGATGCTTTGTTCAGAATTTGAGCTTTGTTATGTGGCatcaaatagaaaataaagataagacACCAAGAACAACTTTTTTTCTCAAACTGAAAAACCGATGCTATGATTTGAACTTGAGATTTGTCCTCATCCCTCTCCAGCATCAGAAGAAGATGGCGTGTTATTAGTTTATATCAAACaatattgattgaaattataattatgaaattcgAGTGAGAGATTTTCAGcaattattttgatcatttaatGGTCAATGCGAGACCAGCAGGCATTGATTGGAAGGAGGTGTTCAAGCACTTTTATATGAATGATGATTGCAGACGCTTTCCTGTCCCCATAGTTTTCCGCTCTCAAGCGATGCTGTGGGCTCCGAAAAACCATGTGAGATTTCACTTTGCAATTTGCAGGCTATTGGATATTCTAGCTTCTATTATATTAAGGACCAGCTGGGTCGTGCGTTACCTTCAAGGCTTTATCATTCCAAATCTAAGATTTTGAAGGTCCCTAGGGAAGAACTTGCAAAACCTAACAGCCTAGGTCTACAACCTTGATACTTGCAGACATAAGATAAAACCATTAGCATCTGTCTTTATGTATTCTGACCCTAAAAGAAAATTCTGTATGCATGCTGCTGCAATTAGCTATTAGCCCTAGCCTTTTGAGATGGCTTGAGTGCATTTAAttaaacattacaaagagaAAGTGAAGAAATCATGATAAACTCGTAcatcgatttaaaaaaaaaaaaattggacttTGCGGCCATCAAGGTTTTTATGGCATCATTAAACATAAAACCTGAATCAACTTATATTCATGCCTTGTGAACTCATCTACCGAATTTAGAAGTTCTTACCAGTCAAGAACTACTTCACAAGCCCGGAATCAACAACGCAAATGCAGCTACCATTAAAGCTAGAGATGATGATAAAGCATTGGTTGACAAGTACCTACCAACAGAATGGACACTTCAATGGAATTTCATTAATTCATTAAAGTAGAAACAAtcataaatttgaagaaaaaatggaCAGCTCTCGTAAATTATAAAGTACATTCATTTCAGCAGAAGGCCAAACATCCCATGGGCAATGGGTGCATATATAGCTGATAACTTACAAAACcagcaaggaaaaaaaggaaaagaatgcTTTACAAATTGTTTTGAGGAAACACAAACCTCAGAAGAATAACATAATGGGCAGCTGAGAAGGATAATGAAATGGGCAGGTAAAATGGTTGGGTTTCTCAACTCTTGCTTGCACAATTTAATCTAGCCAACGACTAACACCATCTTCTCCGACGGCTGCCAGAATCTCAATGCGTACATCCAAAACAGCCtgtaatttttatgcaaattaagGCAATTCAGAGAGAAAGGACAGGTGCATGAATAGTATTCTCTGTGCATGTGCGGGGTGGAAGGGGGTGGTAAGTTAGTTATGACATATTTATCAACTTTCATGAAATTCCTTCTTGTGCGTTGATGCCCCTGTGCATAAAAATGCAGAACTGAACAATCAACCTTAGCAACCATCTAATCACTGCTATTTTTTAGCACAGCTATAATTAACCATTATAAATCTCTGTTTATTAATGCTTAACAGAATTGAAGACAGTTGGAGGAAAATTATCTTGCAGCTTAATGCAGGGGGAGAGAGTACCAAAGGATTTCTACAGTTAACCAGCCGGCATTCCTCCAAAGAACCTTCCAACATCCAACTCTCCCAAACATCAAAACTGTGACTGGCAAAGACAAATTCCGTTCTTCTGTTAATCTGCaattttcaagataaaattcAACCTTAATCCCAAGCAACCAAATAATTACATTTAATTTACTATGAAGATACTTGAATATTTGCAAGTTATGCATATATTCAATCATGCTGGAAAATAAACAACAGGACATGGATCAAAGATGGACATGCTCTtaaatgcaatttttatttttcttcaagaatAAAGATCACAATGAGAACAGATACAATGCCTgataaacaataataacatgTATCTTGCTCTTTGAAAAAATGCAACCCACAAGATAGTCAAATCCAAAATCTGATTTTACAGAGCAAAGGTCCACTTCCCTAGAGTAAACCACCATAAAGCagcaatacaataaaaataaagatatttatgtACCACAACAGATACAAAGGTTAAGTATGCCCTGGTTATAAGCATTTTACGAGAACTCAACATGTATAAAGAATGCCCTATCAGCCAAAGAAAAGGAACATAGCTAGTTAACAGAAGCATGACCATATAATGATCACAACTTGCCAGGACATGAACTCGGAGCAGATATTAGTTCCATCAGCAGTAACTTTTAAACATAAAGCACAGCAGCACTCTCTAGCTACTCAATCTTACAAGATATAAAGTACCTGCAATAACTTTCCACCAGCAGCAAAAGAGCGCAACCCAATTGTATCCTGCAGAAAATGTATCCATAAAAACACATCAGCTAACTCAACAGTTAAACCCATTCCCAATTACACAACAGAAAAGCAAGGAAAAATTTCTGCCAAACAAACCTTGCTTCTGAAAACAACAAGGAACTGTGCTGCAGGGTCTCTTTTCATCACATTTGACATAGCATCCAAGAACCAGCCACCTCCTTTAACTCTTTGCCTGGAGACATGGAGTGCGGAGTGATCTCTTGCATATAAAGCTATAATGTGCCCATCTTTGAGAAGCTTGTCAGACTTTCCACTGAGCTTCTTGCCTGATCTTGAAAGCTGGCCAGAAGTTGGATCTTGCGTTAATTCTATTGGTGTTTTCCTACTCCTTGAGTCTTCAGGGGATGCGAATCGAGAACCAGAACTTAACACTTGATCAGTGCCACTCATAGCGGTATCATCTTCTTGATGTGAAGTAATTTGTTTCTCTAATTGAGAAGGATCATCTGATTTCTGTTGGGATTTTTGATGGCCATGTCTTTTTTTTGCCTTCTTGCCTAATCGGTTCCGTCTTCCTTCAGTTCTTGTGGCCATATTTTGAGACATGCCAGAAACCTGAGCTTTGCTGGTAGATTCTATTGATTGACTAATGACTTTTTTGTGATAGCTTTCTAGAGTTACCTGAACATCATCTGTCAATTGCTCAACAACAGAATCCTGCAGGatactttctttgttttgtctGTGAAATTGATCGCTTTCCTCACCtatttcactttcttcctcttcctcgtCAGAAACGGCATTTTTTGGTACAGTCCCATCAAGGAAGAATGACTGCAGTATAGAGATGGCTTTGTCCCTTATCTCCATCCACACTTCTTCACTGTAATCTGCACTGCGTGGAAGTATCAATACATTGGGCATCTCTTTCACCTGAAGCAATAGTTTATGGGATGGATCACTCAGACTAGGAGATGCTGTATTCCAAGTTAAATATCAGACAGCATTCACATAAAATCTTAGAGCACATCTTTCCAAACATTACCAAAATCAAAGAGCACGTTCAAAGCTTTGAGACCTCAACAACTGCTGCTCGGTATATGATATCTAGGTAGGAAGTGTAACAATAAGCTAGCATTGGTTTTTGTTTAAAGACAGAAGGGACGAGAGAGAACAATACAAAGGAGTTGAGATGGAGATGGAACAGGGGTAGGTGGTAATGCACAAGATAAAGTGTTTGTTTGGTTGATGATATACAAGACAATACAAAATGTAGAAAAACTCTTTACCGttgtattattttgtttttatacgaCACATTTAAAACActagacaattttttttcattattactCATGTCTTATTCAATAATttgtcaataataataatatagctcttttcatttcacattatgctaaaaataaaaatatttttatttcaatttcagaaaaattattcattcaataaattattaatttattaattattttgatttttatgcaactctagaaaaaaacattatttatctaataattGCAATTTACTTTGgctaattcattttttctttttgtaaatataaattaagaaaatttataaTCTACT
It encodes the following:
- the LOC118057805 gene encoding C-terminal binding protein AN, with amino-acid sequence MSATNNRSSTTMSLHHLATNPPPPQQNLPLVVTLNCIEDCAIEQDSLFGVASIEHVPLSRLSDGKIESAAAVLLHSLAYLPRAAQRRLRPYQLILCLGSADRAVDSALATDLGLRLVHVDTSRAEEIADTVMALFLGLLRRTHLLSRHTLSASGWLGSVQPLCRGMRRCRGLVLGIVGRSASAKSLATRSLAFKISVLYFDVHEGPGILSRSSVAFPPAARRMDTLNDLLAASDLISLHCALTNETVQIISAECLQHIKPGAFLVNTGSSQLLDDCALKQLLIDGTLAGCALDGAEGPQWMEAWVKEMPNVLILPRSADYSEEVWMEIRDKAISILQSFFLDGTVPKNAVSDEEEEESEIGEESDQFHRQNKESILQDSVVEQLTDDVQVTLESYHKKVISQSIESTSKAQVSGMSQNMATRTEGRRNRLGKKAKKRHGHQKSQQKSDDPSQLEKQITSHQEDDTAMSGTDQVLSSGSRFASPEDSRSRKTPIELTQDPTSGQLSRSGKKLSGKSDKLLKDGHIIALYARDHSALHVSRQRVKGGGWFLDAMSNVMKRDPAAQFLVVFRSKDTIGLRSFAAGGKLLQINRRTEFVFASHSFDVWESWMLEGSLEECRLVNCRNPLAVLDVRIEILAAVGEDGVSRWLD